Proteins co-encoded in one Methylomonas albis genomic window:
- a CDS encoding citrate synthase: MSNDTLLVRHSATGKEVEYPLLKGSLGADTVDIRSLNKDLGCFTYDPGFIATAACKSKITYIDGDNGILLYRGYPIEQLAENCEFTEVAYLLMNGELPDAMQLRDFNEEISDRAIIHEALRKFFDGFHYDAHPMAMLVGVVGSLSAFYHSDLNIKDPASRIICATRLIGKMPTIAAASYRHSIGRPFVYPRMDLSYCENFLNMMFSRSSQNYIDQEHYIDPNLVQALNLLFILHADHEQNASTSTVRMAGSTGANPYACVAAGIAALWGPAHGGANEAVLNMLAQIGSVENVPKYIAKAKDHDDPFRLMGFGHRVYKNFDPRATIIRKTCYEVLSRTNTSDPLFELALALEEYALKDEYFIEKKLYPNVDFYSGIIYKALHIPVEMFTVMFAIARTAGWISHWLEMMEEPSTPISRPRQLYVGPPRRDYVAINNR, from the coding sequence ATGTCAAACGATACTTTACTGGTCAGGCATAGCGCTACCGGAAAAGAAGTTGAATATCCGTTGTTGAAGGGGTCTTTGGGTGCAGATACTGTCGACATTCGCTCTTTAAACAAAGATCTTGGGTGTTTTACTTATGATCCGGGCTTTATTGCCACGGCTGCTTGCAAAAGCAAAATTACATATATTGATGGCGATAACGGCATTTTGTTGTATCGCGGTTATCCCATCGAGCAATTGGCGGAGAACTGCGAATTTACTGAAGTTGCCTATTTGCTGATGAACGGCGAGCTGCCGGATGCCATGCAGTTGCGCGACTTTAACGAGGAAATCAGCGACCGGGCCATCATTCACGAAGCCTTGCGCAAATTCTTCGACGGCTTTCATTACGATGCGCATCCAATGGCGATGTTGGTCGGTGTGGTGGGCTCTTTATCGGCGTTTTATCACAGTGATCTGAATATTAAAGATCCCGCTAGCCGCATAATCTGCGCGACACGGCTGATCGGCAAGATGCCGACCATCGCCGCCGCTTCTTACAGGCACTCGATCGGTAGGCCCTTCGTTTATCCGCGTATGGATTTGAGTTATTGCGAAAATTTTCTGAACATGATGTTCTCGCGATCTTCGCAAAATTATATCGACCAGGAACATTACATCGATCCCAACCTGGTTCAGGCACTGAATCTGTTGTTTATTCTGCATGCTGATCACGAGCAAAACGCCAGCACTTCTACTGTGCGGATGGCGGGCAGTACCGGTGCCAATCCATATGCCTGCGTTGCGGCCGGGATAGCGGCGTTGTGGGGGCCCGCGCACGGAGGTGCCAACGAAGCGGTTTTGAATATGCTGGCGCAAATCGGTAGCGTCGAAAACGTACCCAAATATATAGCCAAGGCCAAGGACCACGACGACCCGTTCCGTTTGATGGGCTTTGGGCATCGGGTTTATAAAAACTTCGATCCGCGCGCCACCATCATCCGCAAAACCTGCTACGAAGTATTGAGTCGAACCAACACCAGCGATCCCTTGTTTGAATTAGCTCTGGCATTGGAGGAGTATGCGTTGAAAGACGAATATTTTATCGAGAAAAAACTTTATCCCAATGTCGATTTTTACTCAGGCATCATCTATAAAGCTCTGCACATCCCTGTCGAAATGTTTACCGTGATGTTCGCAATAGCCAGAACCGCCGGCTGGATTTCGCATTGGCTGGAGATGATGGAAGAGCCCTCGACGCCGATCAGCAGGCCAAGACAGTTGTATGTGGGGCCGCCGCGTCGTGATTATGTGGCTATCAATAATCGCTAA
- a CDS encoding DUF1674 domain-containing protein has product MQKTDMKSEHTTNRETRENAQPEAEKTPSGEKDPAIPTEINGPKGPEPTRFGDWERKGRCVDF; this is encoded by the coding sequence ATGCAGAAAACCGATATGAAGTCAGAGCATACTACCAATCGAGAAACGCGTGAAAACGCTCAGCCCGAAGCTGAGAAGACGCCGTCCGGGGAAAAAGATCCAGCCATTCCGACTGAAATTAACGGCCCAAAAGGGCCGGAGCCAACGCGCTTCGGCGATTGGGAACGGAAAGGCCGTTGCGTCGATTTTTGA
- a CDS encoding flavodoxin, whose amino-acid sequence MNKIGIFYGTEKGMTEMMAQVMYRVLGDEIASEPVNVNRATVAELLGYKALILGMPSYGVGEIPGRTTGSEEGNWEEFLFRLDQTDLSGKRVALFGLGNQQKYYARFASSLIHLYHHVASYGAEVVGAWSTEGYHFTHSSSVVDGKFVGLVLDHHNQPEMTKTRIFDWLDQVKPALLEKLN is encoded by the coding sequence ATGAATAAGATTGGCATTTTCTACGGCACCGAGAAAGGTATGACAGAGATGATGGCCCAGGTGATGTATCGGGTGTTAGGCGACGAGATTGCCAGTGAGCCGGTGAACGTAAATCGGGCGACAGTAGCTGAACTGCTTGGCTACAAAGCCTTGATTTTAGGCATGCCCAGCTATGGCGTAGGCGAAATTCCAGGTAGGACCACCGGCAGCGAGGAAGGCAACTGGGAAGAGTTTTTATTCCGCCTGGACCAAACCGATTTATCCGGTAAGCGTGTAGCCCTGTTTGGTTTGGGTAACCAGCAAAAATACTACGCGCGCTTTGCCAGTTCCTTGATTCATTTGTATCACCATGTTGCCAGCTATGGTGCAGAGGTGGTCGGCGCCTGGAGCACGGAAGGTTATCACTTCACCCATTCCAGTTCGGTAGTCGATGGCAAGTTTGTTGGATTGGTATTGGATCATCACAACCAACCCGAAATGACCAAAACCCGGATTTTTGATTGGCTTGATCAGGTAAAACCGGCTTTGTTAGAGAAGCTGAATTAG